The nucleotide sequence CCCAGCTGATCCGCAGCATCGACAGGCAGTAGAAGGCCATCCAGCTGGTGGCGTCGGACTGTTCCAGCCGATGGCCCGGCGGCATCGGCGCGGACCGGTCGAAGAAGCCGATGTTGTCCATGCCGAGAAAACCGCCCTCGAACAGGTTGGACCCGTCGGCGTCCTTGCGATTGACCCACCAGGAGAAGTTCAGCAGGAGCTTGGTGAACACGCGCAACAGGAAGTCCTGGTCGCGCGAGCCGTCGATGCAGTAGACCTGCCAGGCGGCCCAGGCGTGCACCGGCGGATTCACATCCCCGAAAGCCCATTCGTAGGCGGGCAACTGCCCGTCGGGATGCATCGCCCACTCCCGGCACAGCAGCACGAGCTGATCCTTGGCGAACGCCGGATCGATGTGGGCCAGGGTGACACAGTGAAAGGCCAGGTCCCACGAGGCGAACCACGGGTATTCCCACTCGTCCGGCATCGACATCACGTCGGCCAGGTCCAGATGGCGCCAGGAGGTGTTGCGTGCCTGCGTGAGGCGCCGGGACGGCGGCGCCGCCGGCTGGGCGGGATCGCCGTCCAGCCACGTCGCGACCGAGTACCGGTAGAGCTGCTTGCCCCACAGCAGGCCGGCGAAGGCCCGCCGGGCCACGTCCGCATCGACATCGTCGACCGACTCCGGGATCACCGAGGCGTAGAAGTCCTGCGCCTCGGCCTGCCGGTCGGCGAAGACGGCCGAGAAGCTGTCGGAGAAGGGCCGATCGGGCAAGGCGTTGGCGACCAGACGCAGCCGCACACTGACCTGGGCACCGGCCGGGACGGAAGGGAAGGCATACCAGAATCCGGCCTTGGTCCCGGTGCCCGCGGGATTCACGGCGCGCTCGTCGCCGCCGACGATCCGCCGGTTGAAGCCGTCCTTGGGATGAGGACTGGGATTGCTCGCCGTGCCGAACAGGGCGACGTCGTCGCTCTCGTTGTCACACACCAGCACCTGCGGCAGCTCCCCGCCGCTGGTCGTGCCCGCCCGGGAGGCCACCGAGGGCGCCTCGGCGGCCAGGACGTAACGGCCGAGAAAGCCGTGCTCGCAGGCCACCGCCCGGACGTCCCCGCTACCCAGTTCCGGGGCATGCAGTTCGTGCAAGGTGGGCTTGCGGTCATCGCCGCCCCAGGCCCAGGTGTTGCGGAACCACACCTGGGGGATCAGGTGCAGGGCCGCCGCGTCGGGCCCGTGGTTGGTCGCCGTGATCCGGATGCAGACGTCCTCCGGTGACGCCTTCGCGTAGTCCACCTGGACATCGAAGAACCGATTCTCGTCCAGCACCCCGGTGTCGGCGAGTTCGTACTCGGGTTCGTCCCGGCCCCGCCGAGCGTTCTCGGCCACCAGCTGGGAGTACGGGAACGCCGCCTGCGGGTAGCGGTAAAGCCATTCGGCGTAGGAGTGGGTCGGAGTGGCCGCCAGCGCCCACCAGTACTCCTTGACGTCCTCACCGTGGTTGCCCTGCGGGTTGGTGAGGCCGAACAGCCGTTCCTTCAAGCGGTCGTCCTGGCCGTTCCACAAGGCCACGGAGAAGTTCAGGAAACCGAAGCGATCGCAGATTCCGCCCAGGCCGTCCTCGCCCCACCGGTAGGCGCGCTGGTGGGACTGGTCGAAGGGCAGGTAGTCCCAGGCGTTGCCGTCCGGCGAGTAGTCCTCGCGCACCGTCCCCCACTGCCGGCCCGACAGATAGGGCCCCCAGATCCGCCACGGATCGGAGCTGCCCGGCGACTCGGCCAGCCGCGCGTGTTCGGCACTGCGGCCCGCCCCGGTCGCCGCCGAGCGCGCCGAGTGCGCCGAGTGCGCCGAGTGCGCCGAGTGCCGCCCACCTTCAGTCGACGACCGGGTCATCGTCGAACCGTCGATGGGCGGTGGTACTCCTCGCCGTCGAGCCACCCGATCCGCCCGTCCGGAGACCAGAACGCCAGGTAGGTCCCGAAGGACGGCGCCGAACACTGCTCCATCAGACGGACCAGCGGGCCGGATGGCCCCTGAACGGCGACGACCTGCTTGAACACGGCCGTGGTCGCCCGTCCCGCGCGGGTGTTGGCCTGGGCCTGCCAGTCCAGTCGGGGCCGGTGTCGCCACGGGGTCCCCTCAGGAGGGCGCGGGGCCGTTTTCTGCCGATGGCCACGGACGAAACTGCGTACCGCGTCCACCGAGTAGCTGCTGCCGTCGGTGGTCCACAGCCGCATCGTCCAGCCGGCGCGAGCGCCACCGATCTCGTAGATCAGACCGACCCCGGCCACCGTCTCGAGCGGTATCCGGCGGGATCGGTGCAGATAGCGGGGGACGACAAGCGTGTGCTGGCGAAGCTGCGGCGGGCGCAGCACCTCCAGGCCCGACTGGATCAGCAGCGGCAGCGAGACCAGGCAGAGCACGACGCCGATCACTCCCAGCAGGATCGAGGAACGGTCGATCCCGCGCCGCAGGAACACCACGCCTGCGGGCAGCACGCTCGCGCCCAGCACGGCCGCCACCCAGCTCTCCCAGTGGGCGTAGAACCGCCGCAGCACGGGATCGGGCTCGATCGGTCCGCGCGCCTTCGCCGCC is from Jatrophihabitans telluris and encodes:
- a CDS encoding MGH1-like glycoside hydrolase domain-containing protein, which codes for MTRSSTEGGRHSAHSAHSAHSARSAATGAGRSAEHARLAESPGSSDPWRIWGPYLSGRQWGTVREDYSPDGNAWDYLPFDQSHQRAYRWGEDGLGGICDRFGFLNFSVALWNGQDDRLKERLFGLTNPQGNHGEDVKEYWWALAATPTHSYAEWLYRYPQAAFPYSQLVAENARRGRDEPEYELADTGVLDENRFFDVQVDYAKASPEDVCIRITATNHGPDAAALHLIPQVWFRNTWAWGGDDRKPTLHELHAPELGSGDVRAVACEHGFLGRYVLAAEAPSVASRAGTTSGGELPQVLVCDNESDDVALFGTASNPSPHPKDGFNRRIVGGDERAVNPAGTGTKAGFWYAFPSVPAGAQVSVRLRLVANALPDRPFSDSFSAVFADRQAEAQDFYASVIPESVDDVDADVARRAFAGLLWGKQLYRYSVATWLDGDPAQPAAPPSRRLTQARNTSWRHLDLADVMSMPDEWEYPWFASWDLAFHCVTLAHIDPAFAKDQLVLLCREWAMHPDGQLPAYEWAFGDVNPPVHAWAAWQVYCIDGSRDQDFLLRVFTKLLLNFSWWVNRKDADGSNLFEGGFLGMDNIGFFDRSAPMPPGHRLEQSDATSWMAFYCLSMLRISWELARHDTAWDDMATKFLEHFLSIAQALSSFGSQSVSLWDPDDEFFYDVLVEPDGSHQRLPVRSLVGLLPILAVAQVPSWVTSDLPDFTARLRWLVKRRPDAVRGLVATHALDGDRLTLSLVDTTRLLPLVRRLADESEFLSPNGVRSLSAAYRQPLRVTIEGREFAIAYVAAESDSALFGGNSNWRGPVWFPVNTLLADALRTHSTGSAAMMTVSVAATDGSARQVDLGQLADDIDDRLIALFRPGPQGRRPGAPRDHPDGPLWWPHVTFSEYFDGDTGRGLGASHQTGWTALVAHLIILRAGGAIAPPGP